A single window of Streptomyces cathayae DNA harbors:
- a CDS encoding VOC family protein, translating to MDMTFEVLPLPVRDIDRARDFYRDQVGFHVDIDQEVMPGMRIVQLTPPGSGCSIALGDSIWEMAGDTPPAPGSYQGLQLCVADIKAAHAELTARGLEVSEPVAYAPDDGATFMYFKDPDGNGWAVQEYRRRAAEPLHRLLSSLANRADGRK from the coding sequence ATGGACATGACCTTCGAAGTGCTCCCGCTGCCCGTCAGGGACATCGACCGGGCCCGGGACTTCTACCGGGACCAGGTCGGCTTCCACGTCGACATCGACCAGGAGGTCATGCCGGGCATGCGCATCGTCCAGCTGACGCCGCCGGGCTCCGGCTGCTCGATCGCGCTGGGCGACAGCATCTGGGAGATGGCGGGCGACACCCCGCCGGCCCCGGGCTCCTACCAGGGCCTCCAGCTCTGCGTCGCCGACATCAAGGCGGCCCATGCCGAACTGACCGCCCGCGGCCTGGAGGTCTCCGAGCCGGTCGCGTACGCCCCGGACGACGGCGCCACGTTCATGTACTTCAAGGACCCGGACGGCAACGGCTGGGCCGTCCAGGAGTACCGCCGCCGGGCGGCGGAGCCGCTGCACCGGCTCCTGTCGAGCCTGGCGAACCGGGCTGACGGCCGGAAGTAG
- a CDS encoding response regulator transcription factor, with protein MKLLVVEANERVSAALGAALEEQGLQAVCASTGRAALELLDRARPDVVLLDLALPDCDGFGLCGAMRAASTVPILVTTARGDHLSCVRALDLGADDHLVKPYNLAELLARARAVLRRGRLAEPATTGSGTAPAAAVPDEPFEEPPTDLLLAGRVRVDLRERAVLVDGAPTELPDDEFDILAVLARQPGRTLRADQIVEEILHAHRASLRTALPTRIASLRELLGPSRLVESPEDGYYRLPVPEPYA; from the coding sequence GTGAAACTACTGGTCGTTGAGGCCAACGAACGGGTGTCGGCGGCTCTCGGAGCAGCTCTGGAGGAACAGGGTCTGCAGGCGGTGTGCGCGTCCACCGGCAGGGCCGCGCTCGAATTGCTGGACCGGGCCCGCCCGGACGTCGTCCTGCTCGACCTCGCCCTCCCCGACTGCGACGGCTTCGGGCTGTGCGGCGCGATGCGGGCCGCCAGCACGGTCCCGATCCTGGTGACCACCGCGCGCGGGGACCACCTGTCCTGCGTGCGAGCGCTCGACCTGGGCGCGGACGACCACCTCGTCAAGCCCTACAACCTGGCCGAACTGCTGGCCCGGGCCAGGGCGGTGCTGCGCCGTGGCCGGCTCGCCGAGCCCGCCACCACCGGCTCCGGAACCGCCCCCGCCGCAGCCGTCCCCGACGAGCCCTTCGAGGAACCGCCGACAGACCTGCTGCTGGCCGGGCGCGTACGCGTCGACCTGCGGGAGCGGGCCGTCCTGGTCGACGGTGCCCCGACCGAACTGCCCGACGACGAGTTCGACATCCTGGCCGTGCTGGCCCGGCAGCCGGGCCGGACCCTGCGCGCCGACCAGATCGTCGAGGAGATCCTGCACGCGCACCGGGCGTCGCTGCGCACCGCCCTGCCGACCCGGATCGCCTCGCTGAGGGAACTGCTCGGACCGTCCCGGCTGGTCGAGTCCCCCGAGGACGGGTACTACCGGCTCCCGGTCCCCGAACCGTACGCCTGA
- a CDS encoding PAS domain-containing protein, whose product MAEAHAAPPGKSPYSTETVHEIDSSLFDAEIGSEKYRDAFLSLFERSGIALAILDLNLRVRSVNSPVMPRCAQRADELRGREFVEFLHPSVRQHVLHQFGRLVQGHRTRLVGHPVVLSVYGNTVSGRITAFPVTDGAGRVEMIVVQFTPEETAVDREAHDGSQGKLAPLSAKVLEGVAAGDPTVRLAAKLFLSRQGIEYHVGMLLRQFQVPNRTALAAKAYSMGMFSIGSWPPRVLPDHIRSDQQGAGSGWGETRTRSRQRQTSGR is encoded by the coding sequence ATGGCGGAGGCACATGCCGCCCCGCCCGGGAAAAGTCCGTATTCCACCGAAACGGTGCATGAAATAGATTCTTCGCTGTTTGACGCGGAAATCGGAAGCGAGAAGTACCGTGATGCGTTCCTTTCGCTTTTCGAGCGCTCTGGAATCGCTCTCGCCATTCTCGATCTGAATCTGCGGGTGCGTTCCGTCAACAGTCCCGTGATGCCCCGGTGCGCCCAGCGGGCGGACGAACTGCGCGGGCGTGAGTTCGTGGAGTTCCTGCACCCGAGTGTGCGACAGCACGTACTGCATCAGTTCGGCCGGCTCGTGCAGGGACACCGGACTCGTCTCGTCGGACACCCCGTCGTCCTGTCCGTCTACGGCAACACGGTCTCCGGCAGGATCACCGCGTTCCCGGTGACCGACGGCGCGGGCCGGGTCGAGATGATCGTGGTGCAGTTCACGCCGGAGGAAACAGCCGTCGACCGCGAGGCGCACGACGGCTCGCAGGGGAAGCTGGCCCCGCTCAGCGCGAAGGTCCTGGAAGGCGTGGCGGCGGGTGATCCGACCGTACGCCTGGCGGCCAAGCTGTTCCTCAGCCGGCAGGGCATCGAGTACCACGTCGGCATGCTGCTGCGGCAGTTCCAGGTGCCCAACCGGACGGCACTGGCGGCGAAGGCGTACTCGATGGGCATGTTCAGCATCGGCAGCTGGCCGCCGAGGGTGCTCCCCGACCACATCCGCTCGGACCAGCAGGGAGCGGGGAGCGGATGGGGCGAGACGCGCACACGATCACGGCAGCGCCAGACCTCAGGACGCTGA
- a CDS encoding bifunctional [glutamine synthetase] adenylyltransferase/[glutamine synthetase]-adenylyl-L-tyrosine phosphorylase, producing the protein MTSVPGRRSSTFTRLLRHGFTDPSAAERLLDGPELVPVRDDPVLLDALGATADPDLALHGLVRLLEAQATATDRQEVLDTLIAAKPLRDRLLGVLGASEALADHLARHAGDWRALVTYEARDLHPGLAEFEDGLAGVTDPVSLRVAYRRCLLSIAARDVCGTTEVSETAAELADLATATLRAALALAEADAPEDTALCRLAVVALGKCGGHELNYVSDVDVIFVGEAVGGADEDKALRAATRLASHMMRICSENTVEGTIWPVDANLRPEGRNGPLVRTLASHRAYYQRWAKTWEFQALLKARPVAGDLALGEEYVDALQPLVWQAAERENFVADVQKMRRRVVENIPTAQVDRQLKLGPGGLRDVEFAVQLLQLVHGRTDPSLRSGTTLDALKALAAGGYVGRADTAQLDAAYRFLRSLEHRIQLYRLRRTHLVPEDEADLRRIGRSLGMRNDPVTSLTREWRRHAAVVRRLHEKLFYRPLLDAVAQLAPGETRLSAEAARERLVALGYADPAAALRHLEALASGVTRKAAIQRTLLPVLLGWFADSADPDAGLLNFRKVSDALGKTPWYLRLLRDEGAAAENLARVLSAGRLAPDLLMRAPEAVALLGDGEAGGLRPRSRAHLEQEILAAVHRADGADQAVTAARGVRRRELFRTAATDIVGSYGTESQPAEADQGALVDLVGGAVSDLTAATLAGTLRAVVREGWGDTLPTRFAIIGMGRFGGHELGYGSDADVLFVHEPRDGADEREAADAAGKVVAEMSRLLQLPSADPPLLIDADLRPEGRSGPLVRTLKSYEAYYRRWSLVWERHALLRAEHVAGDADLGRRFIELIDPLRYPAAGLDEEAVREIRRLKARMESERLPRGTDPKLHAKLGPGGLSDVEWTVQLMQMRHGAREPALRTTRTREALAAAHAADLISGEDAATLDEAWVLATGVRNAVMLVRGRAGDTFPTNPRELAAVGRYLGYGPGHAGDMLDVYRRTTRRARGVMEELFYGGS; encoded by the coding sequence ATGACGTCGGTGCCGGGACGCAGGAGCAGCACTTTCACACGGCTGCTGCGGCACGGTTTCACCGACCCGTCCGCCGCCGAGCGGCTGCTGGACGGACCCGAGCTGGTGCCCGTGCGCGACGACCCGGTGCTGCTGGACGCGCTCGGCGCGACCGCCGACCCCGATCTCGCGCTGCACGGGCTGGTCCGGCTGCTGGAGGCGCAGGCCACCGCCACCGACCGCCAGGAAGTGCTCGACACGCTGATCGCCGCCAAGCCGCTGCGCGACCGGCTGCTCGGCGTGCTCGGCGCCTCCGAGGCCCTGGCCGACCACCTCGCCCGGCACGCCGGCGACTGGCGGGCACTGGTCACGTACGAGGCGCGGGACCTGCACCCCGGCCTGGCCGAGTTCGAGGACGGCCTCGCCGGCGTCACCGACCCCGTGTCGCTGCGCGTCGCCTACCGGCGCTGCCTGCTGTCCATCGCAGCCCGGGACGTCTGCGGCACCACCGAGGTGTCCGAGACCGCCGCCGAACTCGCCGACCTGGCCACCGCCACCCTGCGGGCCGCCCTCGCGCTCGCCGAGGCCGACGCCCCCGAGGACACCGCCCTGTGCAGGCTCGCGGTGGTCGCGCTCGGCAAGTGCGGCGGACACGAGCTGAACTACGTGTCGGACGTCGACGTCATCTTCGTCGGAGAGGCGGTGGGTGGTGCCGACGAGGACAAGGCCCTGCGCGCCGCGACCCGGCTGGCCTCGCACATGATGCGGATCTGCTCCGAGAACACCGTCGAGGGCACCATCTGGCCCGTCGACGCCAACCTGCGGCCCGAGGGACGCAACGGCCCCCTCGTCCGCACCCTCGCCTCGCACCGCGCCTACTACCAGCGCTGGGCCAAGACCTGGGAGTTCCAGGCGCTGCTCAAGGCCCGCCCGGTGGCCGGCGACCTCGCCCTCGGCGAGGAGTACGTCGACGCCCTCCAGCCGCTGGTGTGGCAGGCCGCCGAGCGGGAGAACTTCGTCGCCGACGTCCAGAAGATGCGCCGCCGGGTCGTCGAGAACATCCCCACCGCCCAGGTCGACCGCCAGCTCAAGCTCGGCCCCGGCGGGCTGCGCGACGTCGAGTTCGCCGTGCAGCTGCTCCAGCTGGTGCACGGCCGCACCGACCCCTCCCTGCGCAGCGGCACCACCCTCGACGCGCTGAAGGCGCTCGCCGCCGGCGGTTACGTCGGCCGCGCCGACACCGCCCAGCTCGACGCCGCCTACCGCTTCCTGCGCTCGCTCGAACACCGCATCCAGCTGTACCGGCTGCGCCGCACCCACCTGGTCCCGGAGGACGAGGCCGACCTGCGCCGCATCGGCCGCTCCCTGGGCATGCGCAACGACCCGGTGACGAGCCTGACCCGCGAGTGGAGGCGGCACGCCGCCGTCGTACGGCGGCTGCACGAGAAGCTGTTCTACCGGCCGCTGCTCGACGCGGTCGCCCAGCTCGCCCCCGGCGAGACCCGGCTCAGCGCGGAGGCGGCCCGCGAGCGGCTGGTCGCCCTCGGCTACGCCGACCCGGCCGCTGCCCTGCGGCACCTGGAGGCGCTGGCGTCCGGCGTGACCCGCAAGGCGGCCATCCAGCGGACCCTGCTGCCGGTGCTGCTCGGCTGGTTCGCCGACTCCGCCGACCCGGACGCCGGCCTGCTCAACTTCCGCAAGGTCTCGGACGCGCTCGGCAAGACCCCCTGGTACCTGCGGCTGCTGCGGGACGAGGGAGCCGCCGCCGAGAACCTGGCCCGGGTGCTGTCCGCCGGACGGCTCGCCCCCGACCTGCTGATGCGCGCCCCCGAGGCGGTGGCCCTGCTCGGCGACGGGGAGGCCGGAGGCCTCAGGCCCCGCTCCCGCGCCCACCTGGAGCAGGAGATCCTCGCCGCGGTCCACCGCGCCGACGGCGCGGACCAGGCGGTCACCGCCGCCCGCGGGGTGCGCCGCCGCGAGCTGTTCCGTACGGCCGCCACCGACATCGTCGGCTCCTACGGCACCGAGTCCCAGCCCGCCGAGGCCGACCAGGGCGCCCTGGTGGACCTGGTCGGCGGCGCCGTGTCCGACCTGACCGCCGCCACCCTCGCCGGGACCCTGCGCGCGGTCGTCCGGGAAGGCTGGGGGGACACCCTCCCCACCCGCTTCGCGATCATCGGCATGGGCCGCTTCGGCGGCCACGAGCTGGGCTACGGCTCCGACGCGGACGTCCTGTTCGTCCACGAACCGCGGGACGGCGCGGACGAGCGGGAGGCGGCCGACGCGGCCGGCAAGGTCGTCGCCGAGATGAGCCGGCTGCTCCAGCTCCCCAGCGCCGACCCGCCCCTGCTCATCGACGCCGACCTGCGTCCGGAGGGCCGGTCCGGGCCGCTGGTGCGCACCCTGAAGTCGTACGAGGCGTACTACCGCCGCTGGTCCCTGGTGTGGGAGCGGCACGCGCTGCTGCGCGCCGAGCACGTCGCCGGCGACGCGGACCTCGGCCGCCGCTTCATCGAGCTGATCGACCCGCTGCGCTACCCGGCCGCCGGGCTCGACGAGGAGGCGGTGCGCGAGATCCGCCGGCTGAAGGCCCGGATGGAGTCCGAACGGCTGCCGCGCGGCACCGACCCCAAACTGCACGCCAAGCTCGGCCCGGGCGGCCTGTCCGACGTGGAGTGGACCGTGCAGCTGATGCAGATGCGGCACGGCGCGCGGGAGCCCGCGCTGCGTACGACCAGGACCCGGGAGGCGCTGGCCGCCGCCCACGCGGCGGACCTCATCTCCGGGGAGGACGCGGCCACCCTCGACGAGGCGTGGGTGCTGGCCACCGGCGTGCGCAACGCGGTCATGCTGGTCCGCGGGCGGGCCGGCGACACCTTCCCCACCAACCCCCGCGAACTGGCCGCCGTCGGCCGCTACCTCGGCTACGGTCCGGGCCACGCCGGCGACATGCTCGACGTGTACCGGCGCACGACCCGCAGGGCGCGGGGCGTGATGGAGGAGCTGTTCTACGGCGGGTCCTAG